The following proteins come from a genomic window of Lolium rigidum isolate FL_2022 chromosome 5, APGP_CSIRO_Lrig_0.1, whole genome shotgun sequence:
- the LOC124654449 gene encoding 36.4 kDa proline-rich protein-like, translated as MAPLFLKKMDRSGATRMRSSHLLLLLVALLSCFQCHLAARHDPKRTPAVVHPGGAATDAASSGAPDAVPCHDRAVCSEKGLFFPPIPLVPEPPNIGGVPIPPNPITPAPPSLVPPVFPTPSPPSILPPLVPQPPPTSLIPPVLPLPLLNPPPPPPPPPSILPPVPFLPPTPLIPGFPGVPPASSSKNGRPAKP; from the exons ATGGCGCCTCTGTTTCTCAAGAAGATGGACCGTTCTGGCGCCACCAGAATGCGCAGTTCGCACCTGCTCCTGCTACTGGTTGCGCTCCTCTCTTGTTTCCAGTGCCACCTCGCCGCCCGGCATGACCCGAAGCGCACGCCTGCCGTCGTCCACcccggcggcgcggccacggATGCTGCTTCCTCAG GTGCCCCGGACGCCGTTCCGTGCCACGACAGGGCCGTCTGCAGCGAGAAGGGCCTGTTCTTCCCGCCGATCCCGCTCGTGCCGGAGCCGCCCAACATCGGCGGCGTGCCCATCCCTCCGAACCCGATcacgccggcgccgccgtccctCGTCCCGCCGGTGTTCCCCACCCCGTCTCCGCCGTCCATTCTGCCGCCGCTCGTCCCGCAGCCACCGCCGACGTCGTTGATACCGCCCGTGCTGCCGCTGCCGTTGCTtaacccgccgcctccgccgccaccgcccccgtCCATCCTGCCGCCGGTGCCCTTCTTACCGCCGACGCCGTTGATCCCTGGCTTCCCTGGCGTGCCTCCAGCTTCTTCCTCGAAGAACGGCCGACCGGCGAAACCATGA